Proteins from one Triplophysa dalaica isolate WHDGS20190420 chromosome 6, ASM1584641v1, whole genome shotgun sequence genomic window:
- the sec61a1a gene encoding protein transport protein Sec61 subunit alpha-like 1 has product MAIKFLEVIKPFCAVLPEIQKPERKIQFREKVLWTAITLFIFLVCCQIPLFGIMSSDSADPFYWMRVILASNRGTLMELGISPIVTSGLIMQLLAGAKIIEVGDTPKDRALFNGAQKLFGMIITIGQAIVYVMTGMYGDPSEMGAGICLLIIIQLFVAGLIVLLLDELLQKGYGLGSGISLFIATNICETIVWKAFSPTTVNTGRGTEFEGAIIALFHLLATRTDKVRALREAFYRQNLPNLMNLISTVFVFAVVIYFQGFRVDLPIKSARYRGQYNTYPIKLFYTSNIPIILQSALVSNLYVISQMLSTRFSGNFLVNLLGTWSDTSSGGPARAYPVGGLCYFLSPPESFGSVLDDPVHAVIYIGFMLGSCAFFSKTWIEVSGSSAKDVAKQLKEQQMVMRGHRETSMVHELNRYIPTAAAFGGLCIGGLSVMADFLGAIGSGTGILLAVTIIYQYFEIFVKEQSEIGSMGALLF; this is encoded by the exons ATGGCTA TTAAGTTCTTGGAGGTTATAAAACCGTTTTGTGCGGTTTTGCCGGAAATTCAAAAACCTGAAAGAAAG ATCCAGTTTAGGGAAAAGGTACTATGGACGGCGATCACGTTGTTCATCTTTCTTGTTTGCTGTCAG ATCCCTCTTTTCGGAATCATGTCATCAGACTCTGCAGATCCATTTTACTGGATGAGAGTCATCCTGGCCTCCAACAGAG GTACTCTGATGGAGTTAGGTATCTCTCCCATTGTGACCTCTGGTCTCATTATGCAGCTACTGGCTGGAGCTAAAATCATCGAGGTTGGCGACACACCTAAAGACCGAGCACTCTTTAATGGAGCTCAAAAGT TGTTTGGAATGATCATCACCATTGGTCAGGCTATTGTGTATGTCATGACCGGAATGTATGGAGACCCTTCAGAGATGGGTGCTGGCATCTGTCTGCTTATCATCATTCAG TTGTTTGTGGCTGGTCTGATTGTGTTGCTGCTCGATGAGTTGCTTCAGAAGGGTTATGGGTTGGGCTCTGGTATCTCTCTCTTCATTGCCACCAACATTTGTGAGACCATCGTATGGAAGGCGTTCAGCCCAACAACAGTCAACACAGGAAGAG GTACTGAGTTTGAGGGAGCCATTATTGCTCTCTTCCACCTGCTGGCAACTCGTACAGATAAAGTGCGAGCCCTCAGAGAGGCCTTCTACAGACAGAACCTGCCCAACCTCATGAACCTAATTTCTACTGTCTTCGTCTTTGCTGTGGTCATATATTTCCAG GGCTTCAGAGTTGACCTGCCAATCAAGTCTGCACGCTACCGTGGACAGTATAACACATACCCCATCAAGCTGTTTTACACCTCCAATATTCCCATCATCCTGCAGTCCGCACTGGTTTCCAACCTTTATGTCATCTCCCAAATGCTCTCCACCCGCTTTAGCGGGAACTTTCTGGTCAACCTGCTGGGGACTTGGTCG GACACCTCATCTGGTGGCCCAGCCCGTGCCTACCCTGTAGGTGGTCTGTGTTACTTTCTTTCTCCTCCAGAGTCTTTTGGTTCTGTGCTTGATGACCCAGTCCATGCAGTTATCTACATTGGCTTCATGCTGGGATCCTGTGCCTTCTTTTCCAAGACCTGGATTGAAGTTTCTGGATCATCTGCCAAAGAT gtggCAAAGCAGCTGAAAGAACAACAGATGGTGATGAGGGGTCACAGAGAGACCTCAATGGTTCATGAACTCAACAG GTATATCCCCACAGCGGCTGCATTTGGTGGCCTGTGTATTGGAGGCCTTTCAGTCATGGCTGATTTCCTGGGTGCCATCGGCTCTGGAACAGGAATCCTATTGGCTGTTACCATCATCTACCAGTACTTTGAGATATTTGTAAAGGAACAGAGTGAAATTGGCAGCATGGGAGCGCTGCTCTTCTAA
- the si:dkey-197j19.5 gene encoding EF-hand calcium-binding domain-containing protein 12 has protein sequence MECLLGDPTLEEEFSRLRKRDLSDTYLFQMSCGSLGPQKCKNSDIRKHIVDKLNTARAQPRHFGVLPDKPAAGRNSTVFPRYPGNKPVEHPEWISDRKAFREALDGMGDLRRWLHNKNILTDLEVLVTERRAKKKSYPETYISPDAGNSPRMLKLEIEEVKRYLCTHTLSARKLAKLLDWYGTGQIKRADLRMLFEKEGFLIPIERMNALMISLKSQDGNSVAVDGLAAAIQAWSRKHQEMEEQTLNFDSQNVDDSRHNLETRGITPERKAQDQEDIQDVEVLAIMRRVLAATKISCPSSLGGLMGRNVDHFRGHCYREYLKSVELCQQRGLNVNQATLRKALVHPSDMMCSSPKLEGKGHFPGHNGREQVLASLSTPKAFSLDRKDGVPHKGYKKLNKQSVRWADPNAFWPGKEDHVRLLLPVMTRSPAMVLFQHIEHSAAPSPGNWPINHLGYSTSGDIEACKIYTL, from the exons atggaGTGCTTATTGGGAGACCCAACGCTGGAAGAGGAATTCAGCCGCTTAAGAAAGCGAGATCTATCAGATACCTACTTATTTCAAATGTCATGCGGTTCATTGGGgccacagaaatgtaaaaacagtgACATCAGGAAGCATATTGTGGATAAATTGAATACCGCTCGTGCACAACCGAGACACTTCGGCGTTTTACCTGATAAACCCGCAGCGGGCAGAAACTCCACTGTGTTCCCACGTTATCCTGGAAATAAGCCCGTCGAACATCCAGAGTGGATCAGCGATCGAAAGGCATTTCGAGAAGCTCTTGACGGGATGGGTGATCTGCGCAGATGGCTccataataaaaatattctcaCTGACCTGGAGGTTCTCGTAACGGAGAGACGAGCTAAGAAGAAATCTTATCCCGAAACATATATTTCACCAGACGCGGGCAAT TCACCGCGCATGCTCAAACTCGAGATTGAAGAAGTAAAACGGTATCTGTGCACGCACACGCTAAGTGCACGCAAACTCGCCAAACTTTTAGACTGGTACGGGACTGGTCAAATAAAGCGTGCAGACCTTCGTATGTTGTTTGAGAAG GAAGGCTTCTTAATACCAATTGAGAGGATGAATGCACTGATGATCTCGTTAAAGAGTCAGGATGGAAACTCAGTAGCTGTAGATGGCCTGGCTGCTGCTATTCAGGCCTGGAGCAGAAAGCATCAGGAAATGGAAGAACAAACATTAAACTTTG ATAGTCAGAATGTGGATGATTCAAGACATAATTTGGAAACACGTGGAATCACACCTGAGAGAAAAGCTCAGGACCAG GAGGACATACAGGATGTGGAGGTGTTAGCGATCATGCGAAGAGTTCTGGCAGCAACCAAAATCTCTTGCCCTTCTTCTCTTGGTGGACTAATGGGCAGAAACGTTGACCATTTCAGAGGACATTGTTATAGAGAATACTTGAAATCAGTGGAACTATGTCAACAACGGGGACTTAATGTTAACCAAGCAACTCTAAGAAAAG CCTTGGTACACCCTAGTGACATGATGTGTAGCAGCCCCAAACTGGAAGGTAAAGGTCACTTCCCAGGACATAATGGACGAGAACAGGTCCTGGCCTCCCTCAGTACACCCAAAGCATTTAGTTTGGATCGTAAGGATGGTGTACCACATAAGGGCTATAAGAAGCT AAATAAGCAGTCAGTTCGCTGGGCAGACCCTAATGCTTTCTGGCCTGGAAAGGAAGATCATGTGCGCTTGTTGCTGCCTGTGATGACTCGGTCCCCTGCAATGGTTTTGTTTCAGCACATAGAACATTCTGCTGCACCAAGTCCTGGAAACTGGCCTATAAATCATTTAGGATACTCTACTTCTGGAGATATAGAAGCATGCAAGATATATACCCTCTAG
- the uroc1 gene encoding urocanate hydratase: protein MSSLKEICAGLPLDPLPQNHGRDPSVPHAPVRTPNLTAAEERLALGNALRYFPPALHPILAAEFAQELRQYGHIYMYRFCPALRMRAYPIDQYPCGTKQAGAIMLMIMNNLDPAVAQFPQELVTYGGNGQVFSNWAQFWLVFHYLSTMTEDQTLVMYSGHPLGLFPSLPSSPRCVITNGMVIPNYSSREKYDKMFAMGNTMYGQMTAGSYCYIGPQGIVHGTMLTVLNAGRRYLGSSDLRGRVYVTSGLGGMSGAQAKAAVIAGCIGVIAEVDEAPLKKRHEQGWLMEVTSELNHCIQRIREARKAKMTLSLGYHGNIVDLWERLYQEYKQTGELLVDLGSDQTSLHNPFSGGYCPVQLTFRQANELMNTDPQRFKTLVHESLRRQVEAINKLSCVGMFFWDYGNAFLLEAQRAGADVEKKGGGATVFRYPSYIQHIMGDIFSLGFGPFRWVCTSGDPADLSETDAIAAAVLEEISITVTENVRQQYNDNIHWIREAGKHEMVVGSQARILYSDQKGRVSIALAINQAIAKGRVSAPVVISRDHHDVSGTDSPFRETSNVYDGSAFCADMAVQNCIGDAFRGATWVALHNGGGVGWGEVTNGGFGLVLDGSEEAGQRARLMLNWDVSNGVARRCWSGNSNAYETIQRTMEDQGQLRVTMPYTVMDEHILDRALQGET from the exons ATGTCCAGTCTTAAGGAGATCTGTGCGGGATTACCCCTTGATCCTCTTCCCCAAAATCATGGCAGGGACCCCAGTGTACCTCACGCACCAGTGCGTACTCCAAACCTCACTGCGGCAGAAGAACGG CTGGCTTTGGGGAATGCTTTGAGATACTTTCCCCCTGCTCTGCACCCGATTCTGGCTGCAGAGTTTGCACAGGAGCTCAGACAGTATGGGCACATATACATGTACCGCTTCTGTCCTGCCCTTCGCATGAG AGCCTATCCAATTGATCAGTACCCATGTGGAACAAAACAAGCGGGTGCCATAATGCTTATGATCATGAACAACCTGGATCCTGCAGTGGCAcag TTCCCACAAGAGCTTGTGACGTATGGAGGGAATGGACAGGTGTTCAGCAACTGGGCTCAG TTCTGGCTGGTGTTTCACTATCTGAGCACCATGACTGAAGACCAGACGCTTGTGATGTACAGCGGCCACCCATTAGGTCTCTTTCCAAGCCTTCCTTCTTCCCCACGCTGTGTAATCACTAATGGCATG GTTATTCCAAACTATTCTTCAAGGGAGAAATACGATAAGATGTTTGCTATGGGGAATACCAT GTATGGCCAGATGACAGCCGGAAGTTACTGTTACATTGGCCCTCAGGGCATCGTCCATGGCACCatg TTGACAGTGCTAAATGCAGGTAGGAGATACTTGGGTTCCAGTGACTTAAGGGGGCGTGTCTATGTGACCTCTGGTCTGGGTGGCATGAGTGGAGCACAGGCAAAGGCCGCAGTCATTGCTGGCTGCATCGGGGTCATTGCCGAG GTTGATGAAGCTCCACTTAAAAAAAGACATGAGCAGGGCTGGCTGATGGAGGTTACTAGTGAACTGAACCACTGCATTCAACGCATCAG GGAGGCCAGAAAAGCAAAGATGACTTTGAGTTTAGGTTACCATGGCAACATTGTGGATCTTTG GGAGCGGCTGTACCAGGAGTATAAGCAGACAGGAGAGTTGTTAGTTGATTTGGGTTCCGATCAGACATCACTACATAATCCATTCAGTGGAGGATACTGCCCAGTGCAACTCACCTTCAGACAAGCCAATGAACTTATGAACACAGATCCCCAACGCTTCAAAACCTTAGTACATGAGAG TCTTCGTAGGCAGGTTGAAGCAATCAATAAACTTTCATGTGTGGGGATGTTCTTCTGGGACTATGGCAATGCTTTTCTGTTAGAGGCACAGCGAGCAG GTGCGGATGTGGAGAAGAAAGGGGGAGGAGCCACTGTATTTAGATATCCCTCATACATCCAACACATAATGGG AGATATTTTTTCACTGGGTTTTGGGCCGTTCCGCTGGGTGTGCACCTCTGGTGACCCTGCTGACCTGTCTGAGACTGACGCAATAGCTGCCGCTGTACTAGAAGAGATAAGCATTACGGTAACCGAAAACGTTCGACAGCAATACAATGACAACATCCACTGGATCCGTGAGGCTGGGAAGCATGAGATG GTTGTGGGTTCTCAGGCCCGCATTCTCTATTCGGACCAGAAAGGAAGAGTATCCATCGCCTTGGCGATAAACCAAGCCATTGCCAAGGGGAGAGTCTCG GCCCCAGTAGTGATCAGCAGAGATCACCATGATGTCAGTGGAACAGACAGCCCATTCAGAGAGACCTCTAATGTTTATGATGGCTCCGCATTTTGTGCTg ACATGGCTGTTCAGAACTGTATTGGTGATGCGTTCCGTGGTGCAACGTGGGTTGCTTTGCACAACGGAGGAGGAGTTGGATG GGGGGAAGTGACAAATGGAGGTTTTGGATTGGTTCTGGATGGTTCTGAAGAAGCAGGCCAGAGAGCTAGACTAATGCTGAACTGGGATGTCTCTAATGGG GTGGCAAGGAGATGTTGGTCCGGCAACTCTAATGCTTATGAGACGATTCAGCGTACCATGGAGGACCAGGGTCAGCTGAGAGTCACCATGCCCTACACAGTGATGGATGAACACATTCTGGACCGTGCACTGCAGGGCGAGACTTAA